A part of Streptomyces sp. NBC_00557 genomic DNA contains:
- a CDS encoding trypsin-like serine peptidase, with translation MRSIRPSFTVRRGSGPRRTSPALAAVALASALALTATACNGDDTADGKPSASATAASGGDGKIQIPDDLKQRLKEHGIDIDKWKNGAWKNWNKQDWLREANDFINPIIKGLWNPDRMRHANDPNKGVHDNDISGDQGVTDPTPQPVKAQAVVPPYHTTAPASGKVFFDSPEGHMVCSGTVVEDPAHPGKSNLVWTAGHCVHAGKNGGWYRNMAFVPSYNNSGKSVAQLQNASRSEIAPYGVWWANGARTSQQWIDQGGESGGNGAPYDFAVIHVTPEQGNGGRSLEETVGGALPVNFDAPAVPKVSSITASGYPEAAPFDGQLLYQCKDKPGRLSISQSDPTMYRIGCTMTAGSSGGGWVETGADGKPALVSNTSIGPVTSGWLAGPRLGPVAKDVYASMSKKFAGQ, from the coding sequence ATGCGATCCATACGGCCGTCGTTCACCGTCCGGCGAGGGAGTGGCCCCCGCCGGACCTCCCCCGCACTGGCGGCGGTCGCCCTCGCCTCGGCGCTGGCGCTCACCGCCACCGCCTGCAACGGCGACGACACGGCCGACGGCAAGCCGAGCGCCTCCGCGACCGCGGCCAGTGGCGGCGACGGCAAGATCCAGATCCCGGACGACCTCAAGCAGAGGCTGAAGGAGCACGGGATCGACATCGACAAGTGGAAGAACGGCGCCTGGAAGAACTGGAACAAGCAGGACTGGCTGCGCGAGGCCAACGACTTCATCAACCCGATCATCAAGGGTCTGTGGAACCCCGACCGGATGCGTCACGCCAACGACCCCAACAAGGGTGTCCACGACAACGACATCTCCGGTGACCAGGGCGTGACGGACCCGACCCCGCAGCCGGTGAAGGCCCAGGCGGTCGTACCGCCGTACCACACCACCGCGCCTGCCTCGGGCAAGGTGTTCTTCGACTCGCCCGAGGGCCACATGGTGTGCTCGGGCACGGTCGTGGAGGACCCCGCCCACCCGGGCAAGTCCAACCTGGTGTGGACGGCGGGGCACTGCGTGCACGCCGGCAAGAACGGCGGCTGGTACCGCAACATGGCCTTCGTGCCGTCGTACAACAACTCGGGCAAGTCGGTTGCCCAGTTGCAGAACGCCAGCCGGTCCGAGATCGCGCCGTACGGCGTCTGGTGGGCCAACGGGGCGCGTACCTCGCAGCAGTGGATCGACCAGGGCGGTGAGAGCGGCGGCAACGGTGCGCCGTACGACTTCGCGGTGATCCATGTGACCCCGGAGCAGGGCAACGGCGGCAGGTCGTTGGAGGAGACGGTCGGCGGGGCGCTGCCGGTGAACTTCGACGCGCCGGCGGTGCCGAAGGTCAGCAGCATCACCGCGTCCGGCTACCCGGAGGCGGCTCCGTTCGACGGTCAGTTGCTGTACCAGTGCAAGGACAAGCCGGGCCGGCTGTCCATCAGCCAGTCGGATCCGACGATGTACCGGATCGGCTGCACGATGACGGCGGGTTCCTCCGGTGGCGGCTGGGTGGAGACGGGTGCCGACGGCAAGCCCGCGCTCGTGTCCAACACCTCCATCGGTCCGGTGACCTCGGGATGGCTCGCCGGTCCCCGGCTGGGTCCGGTGGCCAAGGACGTGTACGCGTCGATGAGCAAGAAGTTCGCCGGGCAGTGA
- a CDS encoding diaminobutyrate--2-oxoglutarate transaminase family protein codes for MAGGMPGQARALHEGILRRQSARESSARTYARALPIVPVRARGLTIEGADGRRYLDCLSGAGTLALGHNHPVVLQAIRRVLDSGAPLSVLDLATPVKDAFITELFRTLPPGLADRARVQFCGPAGTDAVEAALKLVRAATGRPGILAFTGAYHGMTAGALSVSGDARDVQVARLPYPQDYRCPFGVGGPRGAELAARWTESLLDDPKSGVPLPAGMILEPVQGEGGVIPAPDDWMRRMRQLTGDRSIPLIADEIQTGVGRTGAFWAVDHSGITPDVMVLSKAIGGSLPLAVIVYRDDLDVWPPGAHAGTFRGNQLAMAAGTATLAYVRENGLAARAADLGARMLDQLSELSDTFACVGEVRGRGLMIGVELVNPEGTGPEPHDHPVPTVPARTVPEPAGREAVGPDAADPGPVVPEPPGSEPTIRERARAPHPASPELAVAVQRECLHRGLIVELGGRHSAVVRLLPPLTISDEQAMAVLDRLADAVAAVARAYEEHGPHRGPHHGPAQRAG; via the coding sequence ATGGCCGGGGGCATGCCCGGGCAAGCGCGTGCGCTGCACGAGGGAATCCTCAGACGTCAGTCGGCGCGTGAATCCTCCGCCCGCACCTACGCCCGGGCCCTGCCCATCGTCCCGGTCCGGGCCCGCGGGCTCACCATCGAGGGCGCCGACGGACGCCGCTACCTGGACTGTCTCTCCGGAGCCGGCACCCTCGCCCTCGGACACAACCATCCGGTCGTGCTGCAAGCCATCCGCAGGGTCCTCGACTCCGGCGCTCCGCTCTCCGTCCTCGACCTGGCCACCCCCGTCAAGGACGCCTTCATCACCGAGCTGTTCCGCACCCTCCCTCCAGGGCTCGCCGACCGGGCCCGCGTCCAGTTCTGCGGGCCGGCAGGCACTGACGCCGTCGAGGCCGCCCTCAAACTGGTCCGCGCCGCCACCGGCCGCCCGGGCATCCTGGCCTTCACCGGCGCCTATCACGGCATGACCGCCGGCGCCCTGTCCGTCTCCGGTGACGCCCGCGACGTCCAGGTCGCCCGCCTGCCCTATCCCCAGGACTACCGCTGCCCGTTCGGCGTCGGCGGACCGCGCGGCGCCGAACTCGCCGCCCGCTGGACCGAGTCCCTCCTCGACGACCCCAAGTCGGGCGTGCCCCTTCCCGCCGGGATGATCCTCGAACCCGTCCAGGGCGAGGGCGGGGTGATCCCGGCGCCGGACGACTGGATGCGCCGTATGCGACAGCTCACCGGGGACCGGTCCATTCCGCTGATCGCCGACGAGATCCAGACCGGAGTGGGCAGGACGGGCGCCTTCTGGGCCGTCGACCACAGCGGAATCACCCCCGACGTCATGGTCCTGTCCAAGGCCATCGGCGGCAGCCTCCCGCTGGCCGTGATCGTCTACCGGGACGACCTCGACGTCTGGCCGCCCGGCGCCCACGCGGGAACCTTCCGGGGCAACCAGCTCGCCATGGCCGCGGGCACCGCGACCCTCGCCTACGTCCGGGAAAACGGACTCGCCGCACGAGCCGCCGACCTCGGCGCCCGCATGCTGGACCAACTCAGCGAACTCTCCGACACGTTCGCGTGCGTCGGGGAGGTGCGGGGGCGTGGGCTGATGATCGGGGTGGAGCTCGTGAACCCGGAAGGCACCGGACCGGAACCCCACGACCACCCCGTGCCCACCGTCCCGGCACGCACCGTCCCGGAACCCGCCGGCCGTGAAGCCGTCGGCCCGGACGCCGCCGACCCTGGGCCCGTCGTCCCGGAACCCCCTGGCAGTGAACCCACCATCAGGGAACGCGCCCGCGCCCCGCACCCGGCCTCGCCCGAACTCGCCGTCGCCGTCCAGCGGGAATGCCTCCACCGCGGCCTGATCGTCGAACTCGGCGGCCGCCACTCGGCTGTGGTCAGGCTGCTTCCCCCGCTCACGATCAGCGACGAGCAGGCCATGGCCGTGCTGGACCGCCTTGCGGACGCGGTGGCCGCGGTGGCCCGTGCCTACGAGGAGCACGGCCCACACCGCGGTCCACACCATGGCCCTGCCCAGCGCGCGGGCTGA
- a CDS encoding M1 family metallopeptidase, producing the protein MPLNPRVDPQARSHPRTAQSGPAEPRTARSGPAEPRTARSAPVPLRTARLRARPRISRHQKAALLASAVSVCLLAAAAPAEPLGIGDRLYPYLGNPGYDVASYDVSLTYPGSNDKPLQAVTTIDARTTAGLDRINLDFAHGTVRSVEVDGRPASFTSTGEDLVVTPESPLAEGSWTRITVRHTSDPVAAKDQDGGWVRTTDGLAMANQTDAAHLVFPCNDHPSDKAMFTFHVTAPNGYTAVANGLPAGADRAGPTTTWTYRTRHPMATELAQVSIGRSTVLRREGPHGLPVRDVVPGSDAKALEPWLAKTPGQIAWMESKVGAFPFETYGLLMAQASTGFELETQTLSLFEKNLFTEPAYPRWYVESVMVHELSHQWFGDSVSPRTWSDVWLNEGHATWYEELYAQETAHRPMEERMKAAYGASDRWRQADGPPARPKPPAPGQKIGIFRPNVYDGAALVLYALRQEIGRPAFERLERVWVGEHRDSTAGTADFVQLASEVSGRDLTGFFKAWLYGEKTPPMPGHPDWKPLAPAKAAGPAGRAAHRHTAAQGGGAGRPRSVR; encoded by the coding sequence ATGCCGCTCAACCCTCGCGTCGACCCGCAGGCCCGCTCCCACCCCCGCACCGCCCAGTCCGGTCCCGCCGAGCCCCGTACCGCCCGGTCCGGCCCGGCCGAGCCCCGTACCGCCCGGTCCGCCCCCGTCCCGCTCAGGACCGCCCGGCTCCGTGCCCGGCCCCGGATCTCCCGGCATCAGAAGGCGGCCCTGCTCGCCTCCGCCGTCTCCGTCTGCCTCCTCGCCGCCGCGGCCCCGGCCGAGCCGCTCGGCATCGGCGACCGGCTCTACCCGTACCTGGGCAACCCCGGCTACGACGTTGCGTCGTACGACGTGTCCCTCACCTATCCCGGCAGCAACGACAAACCCCTCCAAGCCGTCACCACCATCGACGCCCGGACCACCGCCGGCCTGGACCGGATCAACCTGGACTTCGCCCACGGCACCGTGCGGTCGGTCGAGGTCGACGGGCGTCCGGCGTCCTTCACCAGCACCGGCGAGGACCTGGTCGTCACCCCGGAGAGCCCCCTCGCGGAGGGCAGCTGGACCCGGATCACGGTGCGGCACACCAGTGATCCCGTCGCCGCCAAGGACCAGGACGGCGGCTGGGTGCGCACCACCGACGGTCTCGCCATGGCCAACCAGACCGACGCCGCCCACCTGGTCTTCCCGTGCAACGACCACCCGTCCGACAAGGCGATGTTCACCTTCCACGTCACCGCCCCGAACGGCTACACCGCCGTCGCCAACGGGCTGCCCGCCGGAGCGGACCGGGCCGGCCCTACGACCACCTGGACCTATCGCACCCGGCACCCCATGGCCACCGAACTCGCCCAGGTGTCCATCGGCCGCTCCACCGTGCTGCGCCGCGAGGGACCGCACGGACTGCCGGTGCGCGACGTCGTGCCCGGCTCCGACGCCAAGGCCCTCGAGCCGTGGCTCGCCAAGACGCCCGGGCAGATCGCCTGGATGGAGAGCAAGGTCGGTGCGTTCCCCTTCGAGACGTACGGGCTGCTCATGGCCCAGGCCTCCACCGGGTTCGAACTGGAGACACAGACCCTCTCGCTCTTCGAGAAGAACCTGTTCACCGAGCCTGCCTACCCCAGGTGGTACGTCGAGTCGGTCATGGTGCACGAGCTGTCCCACCAGTGGTTCGGCGACAGCGTCAGCCCCCGCACCTGGTCCGACGTCTGGCTGAACGAGGGGCACGCCACCTGGTACGAGGAGCTGTACGCCCAGGAGACCGCCCACCGGCCGATGGAGGAGCGGATGAAGGCCGCCTACGGCGCCTCCGACCGCTGGCGCCAGGCGGACGGCCCGCCCGCCCGGCCCAAGCCGCCCGCCCCGGGCCAGAAGATCGGCATCTTCCGGCCCAACGTGTACGACGGCGCGGCCCTGGTCCTCTACGCCCTGCGGCAGGAGATCGGCCGGCCGGCCTTCGAGCGGCTGGAGCGCGTCTGGGTCGGCGAGCACCGGGATTCCACTGCCGGTACCGCAGACTTCGTCCAGCTGGCCTCGGAGGTCTCCGGCCGCGACCTGACCGGCTTCTTCAAGGCATGGCTGTACGGCGAGAAGACCCCGCCGATGCCGGGCCACCCGGACTGGAAGCCGCTGGCCCCGGCCAAGGCCGCAGGCCCCGCCGGCCGCGCCGCGCACCGCCACACCGCGGCACAGGGCGGCGGTGCGGGAAGGCCGAGGAGCGTGCGGTGA
- the hflX gene encoding GTPase HflX has protein sequence MTSSSSPSQDTKRLAHAYPEGLRADALMEEDVAWSYEIDGERDGDQFDRSERAALRRVVGLSTELEDVTEVEYRQLRLERVVLVGVWTTGTAQDAENSLAELAALAETAGALVLDGVIQRRDKPDAATYIGSGKAAELRDIVIETGADTVICDGELSPGQLIQLEDVVKVKVIDRTALILDIFAQHAKSREGKAQVALAQMQYMLPRLRGWGQSLSRQMGGGRGGLATRGPGETKIETDRRRIREKMAKMRREIAEMKTGREIKRQERRRHKVPSVAIAGYTNAGKSSLLNRLTGAGVLVENALFATLDPTVRRAQTPSGRLYTLADTVGFVRHLPHHLVEAFRSTMEEVGDSDLILHVVDGSHPNPEEQLAAVREVIRDVGATDVPEIVVINKADAADPLVLQRLLRVEKRSIAVSARTGRGIEELLALIDNELPRPAVEIEVLVPYTHGKLVARAHTEGEVISEEHTAEGTLLKVRVHEELAADLAPYTPVSAA, from the coding sequence ATGACCTCCTCTTCTTCCCCTTCCCAGGACACCAAGCGCCTCGCGCACGCCTATCCCGAGGGTCTTCGGGCCGATGCCCTGATGGAAGAGGACGTCGCCTGGAGCTACGAGATCGACGGCGAGCGGGACGGCGACCAGTTCGACCGGTCCGAGCGTGCGGCCCTGCGCCGCGTGGTGGGTCTGTCCACCGAGCTGGAGGACGTCACCGAGGTCGAGTACCGCCAGCTCCGCCTGGAGCGGGTCGTGCTCGTCGGAGTGTGGACCACCGGCACCGCGCAGGACGCCGAGAACTCCCTCGCGGAGCTGGCCGCCCTCGCGGAGACCGCGGGCGCGCTCGTGCTCGACGGCGTCATCCAGCGCCGTGACAAGCCGGACGCGGCCACCTACATCGGCTCCGGCAAGGCCGCCGAGCTGCGGGACATCGTGATCGAGACCGGCGCGGACACCGTCATCTGCGACGGTGAGCTGAGCCCGGGCCAGCTGATCCAGCTGGAGGACGTCGTCAAGGTCAAGGTCATCGACCGTACGGCCCTGATCCTGGACATCTTCGCCCAGCACGCCAAGTCCCGCGAGGGCAAGGCGCAGGTCGCGCTCGCTCAGATGCAGTACATGCTGCCGAGGCTCCGCGGCTGGGGTCAGTCCCTGTCCCGGCAGATGGGTGGCGGTCGCGGCGGACTCGCCACGCGCGGCCCCGGTGAGACCAAGATCGAGACGGACCGGCGGCGGATCCGCGAGAAGATGGCGAAGATGCGCCGGGAGATCGCAGAGATGAAGACCGGCCGCGAGATCAAGCGCCAGGAGCGCCGGCGCCACAAGGTGCCGTCCGTCGCCATCGCGGGTTACACCAACGCCGGCAAGTCGTCCCTGCTCAACCGCCTCACGGGCGCCGGCGTCCTGGTCGAGAACGCCCTGTTCGCGACCCTGGACCCGACCGTCCGCCGGGCGCAGACGCCGAGCGGCCGGCTGTACACGCTGGCGGACACCGTCGGTTTTGTCCGGCACCTGCCGCACCACCTGGTCGAGGCGTTCCGCTCCACCATGGAGGAGGTCGGCGACTCCGACCTGATCCTGCACGTGGTGGACGGCTCGCACCCGAACCCGGAGGAGCAGCTCGCCGCCGTGCGCGAGGTGATCCGGGACGTCGGCGCCACCGACGTGCCCGAGATCGTCGTGATCAACAAGGCGGACGCGGCCGACCCGCTGGTCCTCCAGCGGCTGCTCCGGGTCGAGAAGCGCTCTATCGCCGTCTCGGCCCGCACCGGCCGGGGCATCGAGGAACTGCTCGCCCTGATCGACAACGAGCTGCCCCGCCCGGCGGTCGAGATCGAGGTGCTCGTGCCGTACACGCACGGCAAGCTCGTCGCCCGCGCCCACACCGAGGGCGAGGTGATCTCCGAGGAGCACACCGCGGAGGGCACCCTGCTCAAGGTCCGGGTGCACGAGGAACTGGCAGCGGACCTGGCGCCGTACACCCCGGTCTCGGCGGCCTGA
- a CDS encoding RelA/SpoT family protein: MSAEATNPASPGPVAPTASAAATAPAVPRADRRKSRARIDLRRLGRAALLGPAVRGKLPDAISHVVEAHRAHHPDADLDPLRRAYVLAESSHRGQMRKSGEPYITHPLAVTLILAELGAETTTLTASLLHDTVEDTDVTLDQVREQFGEEVRYLVDGVTKLEKVDYGAAAEPETFRKMLVATGNDVRVMSIKLADRLHNMRTLGVMRPEKQARIAKVTRDVLIPLAERLGVQALKTEMEDLVFAILHPEEYEHTRELIAENAARGDDPLAEVADEMRGVLREAGLQAEVLIRPRHFVSVHRVARKRGQLRGTDFGRLLVLVNEDADCYGVLGELHTCMTPVVSEFKDFIAVPKFNLYQSLHTAVARPDGQVVEVLIRTHQMHKVAEAGVIALGNPYAAASDAPASDAPTDGERADPTRPGWLSRLLDWQQAAPDPDTFWSTLREDLAQDREITVFRPDGGTLGLPEGATCVDAAYAQYGEDAHACIGARVNGRLATLSTVLKDGDTVQLLMGQDPASEPSREWLEHAHTPAARIAIQRWLATHPGGGAGTDDTADPRTEPAERVAAPRPATGTRSTTGPRPATGARADAAQHPLTGARTGAAPAPGAEPARPRRPDVLVDRPGASVRLAGCCTPVPPDEITGFAVRGGVVTVHRVECAAVTHMKSKGRAEIGVRWGDTTECRVTLVAESFGRPHLLADLTEAISSAGADIVSATVEPPSQQRVRHTYTLQLPDAAHLPSVMRAMRDVPGVYDVARAQHQTPGN, translated from the coding sequence ATGAGTGCGGAGGCCACGAACCCCGCGAGTCCTGGCCCGGTAGCGCCCACGGCGTCCGCGGCGGCCACCGCCCCCGCGGTGCCCAGAGCGGACCGCAGGAAATCCCGGGCCCGGATCGACCTGCGGAGGCTCGGCCGGGCCGCGTTGCTCGGCCCCGCCGTCCGCGGCAAGCTGCCCGACGCGATCAGCCACGTCGTGGAGGCACACCGCGCCCACCACCCCGACGCCGACCTCGACCCGCTGCGCCGCGCCTACGTCCTCGCGGAGTCCTCGCACCGCGGCCAGATGCGCAAGAGCGGCGAGCCGTACATCACCCACCCGCTCGCGGTGACCCTGATCCTCGCCGAACTCGGCGCCGAGACCACGACCTTGACCGCCTCGCTGCTCCACGACACCGTCGAGGACACCGATGTGACGCTTGATCAGGTGCGGGAACAGTTCGGCGAGGAGGTCCGTTATCTCGTCGACGGGGTCACGAAACTGGAGAAGGTCGACTACGGCGCCGCCGCCGAGCCGGAGACCTTCCGCAAGATGCTCGTCGCCACCGGCAACGACGTGCGCGTGATGTCGATCAAACTCGCCGACCGCCTGCACAACATGCGCACCCTCGGCGTGATGCGCCCCGAGAAACAGGCACGGATCGCCAAGGTCACCCGCGACGTCCTCATCCCGCTCGCCGAACGCCTCGGCGTGCAGGCCCTGAAGACCGAGATGGAGGACCTGGTCTTCGCCATCCTCCACCCCGAGGAGTACGAGCACACCCGCGAACTGATCGCCGAGAACGCCGCCCGCGGCGACGACCCGCTCGCGGAGGTCGCCGACGAGATGCGCGGAGTGCTGCGCGAGGCCGGCCTGCAGGCCGAAGTCCTCATCCGCCCCCGGCACTTCGTCTCCGTCCACCGCGTCGCCCGCAAACGCGGGCAGCTGCGCGGCACCGACTTCGGCCGCCTGCTCGTGCTGGTGAACGAGGACGCCGACTGCTACGGCGTCCTCGGCGAACTGCACACCTGTATGACGCCGGTCGTCTCGGAGTTCAAGGACTTCATCGCCGTACCCAAGTTCAACCTGTACCAGTCGCTGCACACCGCCGTCGCCCGCCCCGACGGGCAGGTCGTCGAAGTCCTCATCCGCACCCACCAGATGCACAAGGTCGCCGAGGCCGGTGTCATCGCCCTCGGCAACCCCTACGCCGCGGCCTCCGACGCCCCCGCCTCCGACGCCCCCACCGACGGCGAGCGTGCCGACCCCACCCGCCCCGGCTGGCTCTCCCGCCTCCTCGACTGGCAGCAGGCCGCACCCGACCCCGACACCTTCTGGTCCACCCTGCGCGAGGACCTCGCCCAGGACCGCGAGATCACCGTCTTCCGCCCCGACGGCGGCACCCTCGGCCTGCCCGAGGGCGCCACCTGCGTGGACGCCGCCTACGCCCAGTACGGCGAGGACGCGCACGCCTGCATCGGTGCACGCGTCAACGGCCGCCTGGCCACCCTCAGCACCGTCCTGAAGGACGGCGACACGGTCCAGCTCCTCATGGGGCAGGACCCCGCCTCCGAGCCCTCCCGCGAATGGCTGGAGCACGCCCACACCCCGGCCGCCCGCATCGCCATCCAGCGCTGGCTGGCCACCCACCCCGGCGGCGGCGCCGGGACGGACGACACGGCCGACCCCCGCACCGAACCGGCCGAGCGCGTCGCAGCGCCACGCCCCGCGACCGGTACGCGCTCCACGACGGGTCCGCGCCCCGCGACCGGCGCGCGCGCCGATGCCGCGCAGCACCCGCTGACCGGTGCGCGCACCGGCGCCGCTCCGGCGCCGGGCGCCGAGCCCGCCCGCCCCCGGCGCCCCGACGTCCTCGTCGACCGGCCGGGCGCTTCCGTACGGCTCGCGGGATGCTGTACCCCCGTGCCACCGGACGAGATCACCGGCTTCGCGGTGCGCGGGGGAGTGGTGACCGTGCACCGGGTGGAGTGCGCCGCGGTGACGCACATGAAGAGCAAGGGGCGCGCGGAGATCGGTGTGCGCTGGGGGGACACCACCGAGTGCCGGGTCACCCTGGTCGCTGAATCGTTCGGCCGCCCCCATCTGCTCGCCGACCTCACCGAGGCGATCTCCTCGGCGGGCGCCGACATCGTCTCGGCCACCGTGGAACCGCCCAGCCAGCAGCGGGTCCGGCACACCTACACCCTCCAGCTCCCCGACGCCGCCCACCTCCCGTCCGTGATGCGCGCCATGCGAGACGTCCCGGGCGTGTACGACGTGGCCCGCGCCCAGCACCAGACGCCGGGGAACTGA
- the dapF gene encoding diaminopimelate epimerase, producing MSTPIPFLKGHGTENDFVIVPDPENALDLSPAAVAALCDRRAGIGGDGVLHVVRSAAHPEARAMAAEAEWFMDYRNGDGSVAEMCGNGVRVFARYLQHAGHVGQGDLAIATRAGVKTVHIAKDGDITVGMGRARLPEGEVTVSVGEHSWPARNVNMGNPHAVAFVDDLAQAGTLYSPPPVSPASAYPDGVNVEFVVDRGPRHVAMRVHERGSGETRSCGTGACAVAVAAARRDGADPAATGTPVTYTVDLPGGRLTITERPDGEIEMTGPAVIVAEGEIDGDWLESALR from the coding sequence ATGAGCACACCGATCCCCTTCCTCAAGGGTCACGGCACCGAGAACGACTTCGTGATCGTCCCGGACCCGGAGAACGCCCTCGACCTGAGCCCGGCCGCCGTCGCCGCCCTGTGCGACCGCCGCGCCGGCATCGGCGGGGACGGGGTGCTGCACGTGGTGCGGTCCGCCGCCCACCCGGAGGCCCGGGCGATGGCGGCCGAGGCCGAGTGGTTCATGGACTACCGCAACGGCGACGGCTCGGTCGCCGAGATGTGCGGCAACGGCGTTCGTGTGTTCGCGCGCTACCTCCAGCACGCCGGTCATGTGGGCCAGGGCGACCTCGCGATCGCCACGCGCGCGGGCGTGAAGACCGTCCACATCGCCAAGGACGGCGACATCACCGTCGGTATGGGCCGCGCCCGGCTGCCGGAGGGCGAGGTCACGGTGAGCGTCGGCGAGCACAGCTGGCCCGCGCGGAACGTGAACATGGGCAACCCGCACGCGGTCGCCTTCGTGGACGACCTTGCGCAGGCCGGCACCCTCTACAGCCCGCCGCCGGTCAGCCCGGCGTCCGCGTACCCGGACGGGGTCAACGTCGAGTTCGTCGTCGACCGCGGCCCCCGCCATGTCGCCATGCGCGTGCACGAGCGCGGCTCCGGCGAAACCCGTTCGTGCGGCACGGGCGCGTGCGCGGTCGCCGTGGCCGCGGCCCGCCGCGACGGCGCCGACCCGGCGGCCACCGGCACCCCGGTCACGTACACCGTCGACCTGCCCGGCGGCCGTCTGACCATCACCGAACGGCCCGACGGCGAGATCGAGATGACCGGACCCGCCGTGATCGTCGCCGAGGGCGAGATCGACGGAGATTGGCTGGAAAGCGCCCTCCGCTGA